The DNA region ttattattatgacatATTTCACTCAATGTTTCATGAGCTAAAGATGAAGATTGTTAAAGACTCACCCTTCAATGACTGGAGGtgttgtctttgtctctccaccttcatcagtctctctgttgctctctccctcctctcctttacttCCTCCAGTCTCTTTCTGTTCATCTCATAGTGACGGCCTCCGTTTCCAGCAATAacttcctccatcttctccatcaGCTCAGTGATCTGTGTTGTGTCACTTTTATCCTCATTGTTGAGAACATGAtatctgttcccacatttctctaccaGATATCTGAGGTGTTCTTCACTCTCTATGTACTGCTCAATGGATGTGTCTCCTATCCAGTCTCCACAGGTAAACAGCACCATGGTGTGACTCCAGACAACTCCACCGAGCAACTCCAGGTGTTCCTGAATATTTGCTCTTTTTTCAGTTGTGAAAGAATCCTCAATATCTATGACAAGTAGGACAACATGtggtcctggaggacacagagacacactgagcacaATCTCCTGTTTAGTGAGCTCAGGAGTGTCTTTGAGGCTGTGATCCTCCCACCATCCTGGAGCCTCAACTACAGTGATCTCTCTGCCTGCtacttctccctgtctcttcacacactgagctgtttttctcttcaggtcaaactcctctctgcccaggatggtgtttcctgatgaactcttcccaGATGTACTGTGTCCCAGCAACACAACTCTGAACTCTGACTGCAGAGATGAGTTTGCTGCTGGAAAgaatatataaatgtatttcacaTTATATGGCCGTGTTATCTTAAGAACTTTGCAGACTTTGAGCAGCAATACAGAGTTTTGGTTCTACTTATAGTAGTAGTGAGCTAACCACCTAAagtgcacctacagtacaccttGTGAACACCATGTACAGCCCCACTGGCACTGCTAAATGTTGGGGTACAGGTACAGCACATGTGTCATGCACATGATATCAAAGTGAATTTGAAGATAAAACCAAAAATAACAGgctgatgcaaaaaaaaaaactagcctATCAAGTGTAAAGCAAATGCACAGTATTGTTTCTATTTCACTAACTTTACTATTTTACCAATTTCTTTCATGGCGGgcataataattattattatgacatATTTCACTCAATGTTTCATGAGCTAAAGATGAAGATTGTTAAAGACTCACCCTTCAATGACTGGAGGtgttgtctttgtctctccaccttcatcagtctctctgttgctctctccctcctctcctttacttCCTCCAGTCTCTTTCTGTTCATCTCATAGTGACGGCCTCCGTTTCCAGCAATAacttcctccatcttctccatcaGCTCTGAGATCTGTGTTGTGTCACTTTTATCCTCATTGTTGAGAACATGGtatctgttcccacatttctctaccaGACATCTGAGGTGTTCTTCACTCTCTATGTACTGCTCAATGGATGTGTCTCCCAGCCAGTCTCCACGGGTAAACAGCACCATGGTGTGACTCCAGACTCTGTCACTGAGAAACTCCAGATGTTCATGGATGTTTCTTAAGTCATCCTGCGTGTAAGAATCAGCTACTTGTACAAGTAGTAAGAGAATGTGAGGTCCTGGATGACACTGAGACACACTGAGCACAATCTCCTGTTTAGTGAGCTCATGAGTGTCTTTGAGGTTGTGATACCTATACCATCCTGGAGCCTTTACTACAGTGACCTGTCTGCCTGCtacttctccctgtctcttcacacactgagctgttCTTCTCTTCAGGTCAAACTCGtctctgcccaggatggtgtttcctgatgaactcttcccaGATGCTCTGTGTCCCAGCAGCACAACTCTGAACTGTGACAGTGGGGATGAGTTCCCTGTTGAAAAGAATATATAAACATTATTTCACATTATATGACCATATTATCTTAAaggaattatccggagtaaaatgcactttagatcaatttacggatgattgaGAGTGCAtatgttgagttgacatcaaatcatgtcattctgatgtgttttgagagagtttgATTTTACCGTTTTCAGCCAGTctttagcctggaagtgacccgggcatgtcctttcggcTTTCGttgctacaaaacgctatttttatagcCTACCTCTTCTATTGTTCCAAACAACTGACTCCatgaaattcattctggactctctatccgaccacataaagacctcgggatacttcggtttggcttaagggaccctctactcactaccatgtaagtgtaatgttgtttggaactgtagaagaggtataaaaatagcgttttgtagcggccaggttcacttccaggctaacgagttttggccaaaaacggtaaaatcgaactttctcaaaacacatccgaatgacatgatttgatgtcaactcaacataggctatgcactCCCAATCATCTGTAAATTggtctaaagtgcattttactccggataattcctTTAAGAACGTCGTGGACTTCAAGCAGCAGTAGGCTAAGGGGTTTTGGTGTAAATCTAGTGAACTAATCACCTAAAGTGCATGTACACCTTGTAAACACCACTTATAGCACCACTGGCACAGATAAATGTTGGTGCATCTTTGGCGATACAGCTGACAATGGCCTGATGTGTAaacttttctttcattttcacaGGGACTTACGCCCCGGAACACAGAACTagggctgtagtcaagaccacctttgtcgagtccaagacaagtccaagaccaggaccggtcgagaccaagtcaagaccgagtccaaagaggttcaagtccaagacagaccgagtccaaaagactcgagtccgagtcaagaccgagtccaggacagaaaaaaacaagttgcatgcatgacagtataaagacaataattttgggttattattaattttgctgatctaaatacccacccaggatttgtaagtataaccattccccttaatatcacatacttcccttgaatattataacataataaagatgcctggactcggtcaagaccaagaaccatatttggcaagaccggtggccgagaccgagacaagtccaagtcagataccagccgagtccgagacaagtccgagaccattaaaaaacggactcgagtccggactcgagtccgagtccggactcgagtactacagcccTGCACAGAACTATAGTGCACATCCTGGATGGTTAGTGGGAACGGCACATGTGAGGCACATGATATCATGAATTTGAagataaaatgaaaaataacaggcaaataaaaactAGCCTCAAGTGTAAAGCAAATGCAGTCTTGCTTCACTATTTTACAAATTTTTTTCATGGCCATTAGAATTGATATTATGACATATTTGATTATATGTTTTATACATTAGAGATGAAGATtgttaaataaaatgtttattttgctaTGAAAAAGCTCAGTTTTTTTAGTAGgaaaacacataaaatacaATACAACTCACCCTTCAGTGACTGGAGGTGCTGTCTTTGCTTCTCCACCTTCATcagtctctctgttgctctctgttcttcattcctcctcctctccttcactttctccagtctctgtctgtccatctcatAGAGACAGTTTGTGTTTCCTGCTACCATCTCTTCtaccttctccagcagctctgtgaCCTGATCACCTGTCCTATTCTTATTGCTGATGACATGAtatctgttcccacatttctctactAGACACTGTAGGGCTTCTTCACTCTCTATGTGCTGCTCAATGGTTGTGTTCCCCAGCCAATCTCCACTGGTAAACAACACCATGGTGTGACTCCAGACAACACCACCGAGCAACTCCAGGTGTTCCTGaatattcactctttttttatttgtgaaAGATTCATCAATATCTATGACAAGTAGGACAGCATGtggtcctggaggacacagagacacactgagcacaATCTCCTGTTTAGTGAGCTCAGGAGTGTCTTTGAGGTTGTGATACCTATACCATCCTGGAGCCTTGACTACAGTGACCTGTCTGCCTGCtacttctccctgtctcttcacacactgagctgttCTTCTGTTCAGGTcaaactcctctctgcccaggatggtgtttcctgatgaactcttcccaGATCCTCTGTATCCCAGCAGCACAACTCTGAACTCTGACAGTGGGGATGAGTTCCCTGCAGGAaagaatatataaataaattcacaTCATATGGCCATCTATCTTAAGAACTTTGTAGATTTTAAGCAGCAGTAAGGAGTTTTGTTTTAAATCTAGTGAACTAACCACCTAAAGTGCATGTACACCTTGTAAACACCACTTATAGCACCACTGGCACTGCTAAATGTTGGTGCATCTTTGGCGATACAGCTGGCAATGACCTGATATGTGaacttttcattcattttcaaggAGACTTACGCCCCGGAACACAGAATTATTGCACTTCCTGGATGGTTAGTGGGAACAGCACATGTGTTTACATGTGATGCACATGATATCAACATAATTTGAAGATAAGACCAAAAGTAGCAGGCAGATCAAAACTAGCCTACCAAGTGTAAAGCAAATGCACAGTGTTGCTTCAATATTATGATATTTGATTCATAAGCTAGAGAAGAATATTGTTAAATGTTTCTTATCGCTATGAAAAAGCTCAGTTGTAGTATAAAACACAGAAAATACAATACAACTCACGCTTCAGTGACTGGAGGTGTTGTCTTTGCTTCTCCATCTTCATcagtctctctgttgctctctgttcttcattcctcctcctctccttcacttcctccagtctctgtctgtccatctgaaAGGGACAGTTTTTGTTTCCTGCTACCATCTCTTCTACCTTCTCAAGCAGCTCTGAGACCTGATCGCCTGTCCTATTCTTATTGCTGATGACATGAtatctgttcccacatttctctactAGACACTGTAGGGCTTCTTCACTCTCTATGTGCTGCTCAATGGTTGTGTTCCCCAGCCAATCTCCACTGGTAAACAACACCATGGTGTGACTCCAGACAACACTACCGAGCAACTCCAGGTGTTCCTGAATATTCATTCTTTTTTCAATTGTGAAAGAATCATCAATATCTATGACAAGTAGGACAACATGtggtcctggaggacacagagacacactgagcacaATCTTCTCTTTAGTGAGCTCAGGAGTGTCTTTGAGGTTGTGATACCTATACCATCCTGGAGCCTTGACTACAGTGACCTGTCTGCCTGCtacttctccctgtctcttcacacactgagctgttCTTCTCTTCAGGTcaaactcctctctgcccaggatggtgtttccagATGAATTCTTCCCAGATGTACTGTGTCCCAGCAGCACAACTCTGAACTGTGATAAGGGAGTCGATTCTTCTGGAATGCACAATAATAAATCAGATTAGATAAGATTTAACTACATTGGTCTATAAATATTTATCTGCATTCTTTGTACATTCTCCTTTCCACATTTtctgaactgggaatttctaggaaagctcttgactggtttgaatcttaccttaaagggtaAGAttcagcgtgtcttggcagagaCAGGTACAGTATCAATGTCTCTACTTGGCCCTTGACTGTTACGGTTTAATCTGTGTATTACTACCTCCCCTGCTTCTCTGTCTTTTGTCggtttgtctctctgttcatTCTGTCTGTGAGTAAGTTTGTGAATTTGTGAAGTTTGCAATTTGTCAATAAAGTGTGTTTTCAACACTTCTGCTCGAAGAGTCTTGCACTTGGGTCATGTCCTTCTAAGACGTTACAATTTCATTGTGTGACATtagccatattttttttttcaagctttTAAACTCAATTTTTGCACTATTCAATATaatatgtttactttttttttcttccaaagCAGAAAAAGCAGATAACAAGCCAACTCACGTTTCAGTGACTGAAGgtgttgtcttttcttttccacagtcatcattctctcttttgCCCTCTCATCCTCTTTCCTCATCCTTTCTTGTATTTCCTCCAGTCTCTTGCTGTCCATCTGATAGTGGCAGCTGCTGTTACCTGCAACCATTTCCTCAATCTTCTCTAGGAGATCTGTGATTTGACTGATATCAGTcctattttcatttttaacaacATGATATCTGTTGCAACATTTCTCAACTAGCCAACGAaggctctctctttcactctcaatgTACTGCTCTATGGTTGTGTCTCCCAGCCAGTCTCCATGGGTGAACAGCACAATGGTGTGACTCCAGACTTTCTCACTAAGAAGGTCCAAATGTTGCTGGGCTGATATTCTCTGGTCTTCAGTAAATGATCTGTCTGCTCGTATGACCAGCAGAAACACATGGGGGCCCTGGTCACACAAACCTGGACTAAGCTGAATAGCTCTTTTAGTCATTTCAGTACTATTCTCAACCTTATAATAACTCCACCATCCTGGAGCCTCCACCACAGTGACCTGTCTGCCTGCtacttctccctgtctcttcacACAAACAGCAGATCTCTGTCCAGGCTGgaactcctctctgcccaggatggtgtttcctgatgaactcttcccaGCATCTTTAAATCCCAGAAGCACAATTCTGAGTTCTGGAAGCAGTGCACCTCCTGCTGGAGTATATGGAGAATTTCAGCAgattacggtgtgtgtgtgtgtgtgtgtgtgtgtgtgtgtgtgtgtgtgtgtgtgtgtgtgtgtgtgtgtgtgtgtgtgtttgtataaatgTGTAAACACAACCTGCAGGTCACAGTACCATGAGGTCTTCCTAATATAATTGTTGTCTGGACTTAAATAAATGAACTGAACAAATTGACGTTCATCTTCCTAATATGATTGGATTGTATTTCCATCTGATTTACACCTTTGTATCTATAGAATGTGTAGATTCATGGGGGTAACACTTATGATATGGAAGATACTGGATAGCATCTCTGCCTAATGCTGTCtgaactaactaactaactaaggTGAGATGTGAAAAGTTTCCCTTTATGACATTTCTTTAGCTTCAATGTATACTTCTGGAGGTCCCTTTACTAAACTCTTTAGTGAAACTTATACTACTTCAGTAAAGTATACCTTACCTTACTTGAGTAGCTTTATTTAGAAAACACAACATAAACTTGAGTGAAACTTGAAGTCGCAAATAAATGTAAGACTGGAATAACTGGTCATTAACAATCTGATCATCAAGTTCTGAGGCACAGACTCATTTACATTAGTATTTATTCACTTAATTGTGAAATTGAACTCTTCTGGCTCCTTAAACATGCTACCAATATATTTATTCCATAATTTAACTTACCCCATCGTTGTACTGTCTTtatcttctcctctgctctcctctcttcttctgccctcctctcttcaACCTTCTGTAATATTTCTCTGTTTATTTCATAGTGACGTTCATTGTTTCCTGACACCATCTTTtctatcttctccagcagctctgagATTTGCATATCATGCTTGCTCTTGATGTTGAGGACATGATATCTGTTACCGCAATTCCTTACAAGTGACTTTAGCATTTTCCCTTTAAcctcaaagtgttttttttctgcaggaGTCTCCTGAATGAACAGAACCAGAGAGTGTTTCCAGGCTCCATGGCCCAGAAGGTTCAGGTGGTTTGATGTGGCATCCCGCTCTGCCTCTGTGAAGGTCATGTTCTCATGGATGACCAGCAGAAAGGCATGaggtcctggaggacacagagtcACACTGAGAACAATCTCCTGTTTCAGGAGGTTAGGAGAATCTTCATTCAAATCATCCCTATAACCCTCCCATCCTGGAGTGTCCACCACAGTGAGCTGTCTCCCTGctacctctccctgtctcttcacacactgcAGTGTTCTCACATCAGGGTcaaactcctctctgcccaggatggtgtttcctgctGAACTCTTCCCAGCTTCTCTGTTCCCCAGCAGCACAATCCTCACGTCTGAGATCACCAgacgacacagagagacaacacacactgtcAAGCTTTCCGAAAACACTTGAGCTCTCTTCAGACACATTTTAATTCACTGCCATATCAACTATTCATGACACAGGAAAATAATTTACAGGAAATATTTATACACACTTTCCATTAGGGTATCAGAGTGATGGACTCATTCCATTACGGTATCAGAGGGTATCAGAGTGATGGACTCACCAGTAGATGATCCTCCTGCAGCCATCTCTGCAGTTTTACTCAGATGTCATGACCGTATCCACACTGAAAGAGCACAACATGGCAGTATAATGGTGTGTTATATGGGAACCGTTTGTCACAACAAGCATTTAAAATCGAGGCCAAATTCAAAAGCTGCAGACAGTTTGCACTAAAGATTTTACacttattaatttagcagacttACAAATATGAGAGATTCAAGCTACAGTGTAGAGGAGACCTTTGGTTGGAGGAGGGAAGAGTGTATGTTGGGTGTGGAGGATTTTCAAGAGCTTTTCAAAGAAAAGACACTCCTACTCTGGTGACACTTGGCAGGTTATTCCAACTAAGAGGGACTACAAATGAAAATAGCCTGGATTGCCGTGTGTGTAATGATGGCAATGGCAAATGTCAATGTCTCCTTGGAGGAGAGCTGCGGCCGAGGCTCATTCAGCCCTGAGCCATTCAGGCTCAACATAGTTTGACTGATtataccaaagatcatagagcgttccgctctagaatctttgattataCCACCACTCCAGTAGAGGCACTAATGTACGACAAGACGAAAGAGTAGCAGTTACACTTGAGCAAAGCTAATCTAGTCAgtgctgcactgtgtgtgaAAACGGATGACGTAACACAAGCATCTTATGAGACCATTTCAGTCGGTGTCTTTAAAGCAGACATGTAAGAGAGGCAATCTGAGATTGTGGCATCATCAGGTGGTAaaggcatgcatgcatgcattaattaattcattaattcattcattcattcattcaacctttaattATCATGCAATAAGTAAAATGAAGATAACTCAAGATAAGTCATACCACCTATCCCCTGACATCCTCTAACTCATACAGACTGGGTCTGGCCATGAGAAACTAAAAGGTGCTTTCTACTTATGGACACTGCTGCCACAAGAACAGGAAATGTAGTCATGCCAACCAAACCACAGTCCCCCATCTCCTGTGCACTTACATCAACATTGCATGTCTGCAGTTTAGTGGATGAAAGTAACCAACACCATTAACAACTCTTGAATTGACGATGACAACGACTTCTGACAAGCTAAGAATCCCAATTTGTTGTTCAATTTAACATATATGAAGAGTAtgtttccaaaacgctatagccaccattttaatgaattttcataaatatatattttttaaaattttgttttccaagtaatttcagtggaattgcattgggttatgtttacttgatttatctttactcaatcaaagcaagtcaactgcatttttattgatttgACCTGAGATACACAATTGAACAACATTAATTCTGAATGTTTTTACAAAATGGAtgtatagcgttttggaaaagagctcttcatgtatacaaaaaaaaatgcattatgaTTCATGCTTCCACATTATGTGTAGGCTAATTGTATCATTTTAGATGTTGTATTATGCCTTCATTGCACATCTGCGCAGAGCGCACAAGAAAGCAGACGCAGTTCCAGACACTTCACTTCAGATTAGAGATGAGATTAGCATATTCTACGCCCACTTTGACACAAATGCAGCAGATAATGGTGCATGACGTGTTTGTGTGCCGTATTTGAGTGTTTTGGGCGTGTCCAGCTTTTTATCACTTCAAACATAATTGCCAAACTTAGATTTTTCGAATGTGTCGAATATCCAACATCCAACAAAACCAACTTTATCACGCTTGCTCGCTTTAATGACCTCACCCCTAGAATTTGCGACATGAAGGTGCGTTATACGTCTaaaagagaaacatttgtgATCTCGAGGCACATGACATCCAGTTGAACCtcgttaattttgacagctagaagtgtCATCAAGGAATGCGAGAAACTAGAGCGATTAAAGCGCAACATACTGCCATTtccgcagagagaacgcatcatagcatactataaatacattcattacaaaccatacgacactgaaatttgcccatTGAAAATAATAGTCAATAATAAGTCAAAAATGTCTCTGAACTGAAAAAGTggctactaggcctacttcaggCAACTCCTGTATTGAGCCAAGGACAATTATATCAATAAAAACCCTTTATTAAGGCTGGGGCAAAGTATAAAAATCGCCaatataattcatgaatgttgcgtttaccaaagagaaagtaatcatctcctatgattagccatcaaatgtgtcaatataatagcctgcattacagcaaatacagtaggctacacatgtacaggaaagtgttatgtccgagatattCCATGAACTCATCTCTTTAACTTTCTAATccaccgccgatttactgctgctatgctgctatgccgcctgaaaaacttgtgtacacgagttgagactagacgtgagatttgagcgtagccaCCGATCAGTGTAGGCctgcagtgtaggcctacagagaaGCTATAACAAGACCAAAAAATTGCAAAGTGCCTGACTTCGTGTTAGATCTGGCTGAATCGTAGGCCTACAATACAAGCATTCCTTATATGCACATTGCATCCCATCAGCATAGGCCTGTATTCATCTTACAATACAAACATTCCTTATATTCACATTGCATCCCATCagcatacagtaggcctgtaTCAACAGATCTTATGCATATTATATTACATCACTCTATATGCAAACAGACCATGCTATAAGTTAAATGAAGAGAACTCAAAGCCATATCACCTACCATTTCACTTCCTTTGACTAAGCGCGCTAAAAGGTGTTTTCCACTTATGAACATTGGTGTCATAAACAGGAAATGTGTCATGTAGTCATGCCAACCAAACCTTAAAatgctgtactgtaggcctacatatgtcTGGTATAATTGATACGATTGGCTATGAGTTAtgagacacatttgatagacattcaCAGTGCCCAATAAACATCTCTGGACATTTGTAAACCATGcctcaaat from Sardina pilchardus chromosome 1, fSarPil1.1, whole genome shotgun sequence includes:
- the LOC134076704 gene encoding GTPase IMAP family member 8-like; translated protein: MAAGGSSTDVRIVLLGNREAGKSSAGNTILGREEFDPDVRTLQCVKRQGEVAGRQLTVVDTPGWEGYRDDLNEDSPNLLKQEIVLSVTLCPPGPHAFLLVIHENMTFTEAERDATSNHLNLLGHGAWKHSLVLFIQETPAEKKHFEVKGKMLKSLVRNCGGALLPELRIVLLGFKDAGKSSSGNTILGREEFQPGQRSAVCVKRQGEVAGRQVTVVEAPGWWSYYKVENSTEMTKRAIQLSPGLCDQGPHVFLLVIRADRSFTEDQRISAQQHLDLLSEKVWSHTIVLFTHGDWLGDTTIEQYIESERESLRWLVEKCCNRYHVVKNENRTDISQITDLLEKIEEMVAGNSSCHYQMDSKRLEEIQERMRKEDERAKERMMTVEKKRQHLQSLKQESTPLSQFRVVLLGHSTSGKNSSGNTILGREEFDLKRRTAQCVKRQGEVAGRQVTVVKAPGWYRYHNLKDTPELTKEKIVLSVSLCPPGPHVVLLVIDIDDSFTIEKRMNIQEHLELLGSVVWSHTMVLFTSGDWLGNTTIEQHIESEEALQCLVEKCGNRYHVISNKNRTGDQVSELLEKVEEMVAGNKNCPFQMDRQRLEEVKERRRNEEQRATERLMKMEKQRQHLQSLKRNSSPLSEFRVVLLGYRGSGKSSSGNTILGREEFDLNRRTAQCVKRQGEVAGRQVTVVKAPGWYRYHNLKDTPELTKQEIVLSVSLCPPGPHAVLLVIDIDESFTNKKRVNIQEHLELLGGVVWSHTMVLFTSGDWLGNTTIEQHIESEEALQCLVEKCGNRYHVISNKNRTGDQVTELLEKVEEMVAGNTNCLYEMDRQRLEKVKERRRNEEQRATERLMKVEKQRQHLQSLKGNSSPLSQFRVVLLGHRASGKSSSGNTILGRDEFDLKRRTAQCVKRQGEVAGRQVTVVKAPGWYRYHNLKDTHELTKQEIVLSVSQCHPGPHILLLLVQVADSYTQDDLRNIHEHLEFLSDRVWSHTMVLFTRGDWLGDTSIEQYIESEEHLRCLVEKCGNRYHVLNNEDKSDTTQISELMEKMEEVIAGNGGRHYEMNRKRLEEVKERRERATERLMKVERQRQHLQSLKAANSSLQSEFRVVLLGHSTSGKSSSGNTILGREEFDLKRTTCCPTCHRY